In Monodelphis domestica isolate mMonDom1 chromosome 4, mMonDom1.pri, whole genome shotgun sequence, one DNA window encodes the following:
- the LOC100617470 gene encoding olfactory receptor 52D1-like — protein sequence MIVINRTNLHPTSFFLLGIPGLEAAHIWISIPFCLMYILAVVGNCTLLFIIKTDPRLHEPMFLFLSMLSVTDLMITTTTMPKMLSLFWFNDGEIRFEACLTQVFLIHALSVMESGIILAMAFDRYVAICNPLRHSTILTITVIQSLGLAILLRGIVLLGPHPFMLRWLPYCRSNIIPHTYCEFMGLIKLACAPTKIHRVYSLFVAFITGGLDFIIIICSYVFILRTVFRLPSSEARMKTLGTCGSHMWVILISYTPAFFSFLTHRFGHNIAPSIHIFVANIYVLVTPMVNPIIYGVKTKQIRDRFLKFFKD from the coding sequence ATGATAGTTATCAACAGAACCAATCTTCATCCAACCAGCTTTTTTCTCCTTGGCATCCCAGGATTAGAGGCTGCCCATATCTGGATATCCATCCCTTTTTGCCTGATGTATATCTTGGCTGTGGTGGGGAACTGCACTcttcttttcattattaaaaCTGACCCTAGGCTCCATGAACCAATGTTCCTATTCCTCTCCATGCTATCTGTGACAGATCTGAtgattaccaccaccaccatgcctAAGATGCTAAGTCTCTTCTGGTTTAATGATGGGGAAATTCGCTTTGAAGCTTGCCTCACCCAAGTATTTCTCATCCATGCTTTGTCTGTTATGGAATCTGGGATCATATTGGCCATGGCTTTTGATCGCTATGTGGCCATCTGCAACCCACTTAGACATTCTACCATCTTGACCATTACTGTCATCCAGAGCCTAGGATTAGCTATCCTTCTTCGTGGAATTGTCTTGCTTGGTCCTCATCCATTCATGCTTAGATGGCTTCCCTACTGTAGAAGTAATATCATCCCTCACACTTACTGTGAGTTCATGGGATTGATCAAGTTAGCCTGTGCCCCAACCAAGATCCATAGAGTTTATAGCCTATTTGTTGCTTTCATTACAGGTGGTCTagactttataattattatctgttCCTATGTCTTCATTCTCCGTACTGTGTTTCGACTCCCCTCCAGTGAAGCCAGAATGAAGACACTAGGCACCTGTGGCTCCCATATGTGGGTCATTTTGATTTCTTATacccctgccttcttttcttttctcactcaCAGGTTTGGACACAATATTGCTCcttctatacatatttttgtggcTAATATCTATGTCCTTGTTACACCTATGGTGAACCCCATCATCTATGGAGTCAAAACTAAACAGATTCGGGatagatttcttaaatttttcaaagattaa